The following proteins are encoded in a genomic region of Homo sapiens chromosome 22 genomic patch of type NOVEL, GRCh38.p14 PATCHES HSCHR22_5_CTG1:
- the LOC107987464 gene encoding uncharacterized protein LOC107987464 → MGQSGQDYSSLIVWVSGLCHPSHLPLQRRKVKSRKKPTSEVTTPRRPGGLNAAAPKEEAAVLSQEGEQENKKVQKEVAAYPSEASEDSKEQRPWDRVYVPMTELWLDWF, encoded by the exons ATGGGCCAGTCGGGGCAGGACTACTCATCACTCATAGTGTGGGTGTCAGGGTTGTGtcacccctcccacctccctctgcaGAGACGCAAAGTCAAGAGTAGGAAGAAGCCAACCTCTGAG GTCACGACCCCCAGGAGACCTGGAGGACTGAATGCTGCTGCCCCCAAGGAGGAGGCTGCCGTCTTATCCCAGGAGGGAGAGCAG gaaaataaaaaggttCAAAAGGAAGTTGCTGCGTATCCATCTG AGGCCTCTGAGGACAGCAAAGAGCAAAGGCCCTGGGACCGGGTCTACGTGCCCATGACAGAGCTCTGGCTGGACTGGTTCTGA